Proteins encoded in a region of the Magnetospirillum sp. genome:
- a CDS encoding MBL fold metallo-hydrolase — protein sequence MTRLPRFTCSNADVAEAQCSCCGYDDPIFAPEAIARRDLFRRAGGLAGAAALATPLMAQAQAPQLAQAQAPVREIVQIAGNVYRFRNNFHFSVFAVTPAGVVATDPINADAATWLKNELRTRFNQAVRYLVYSHDHPDHINGGEVFADTATVVAHARARDKIRDERRRTAPVNIAFSEALTLELGGTVVELEYVGRNHSDNSLVVRFPAARTLFAVDFIPVESVAFRDLHEGYVEEWFDSLKRVEAMDFDLLAPGHGPMGTKAHVRQFREYMETIRDGVLAGLRAGRSLEEIRPSIDLSKYASWAGYAQMRDLNIDGMHRYYTLFSRRSG from the coding sequence ATGACCCGCCTGCCCCGTTTCACGTGCAGCAACGCAGATGTCGCTGAAGCGCAATGCTCGTGCTGCGGCTACGACGATCCGATCTTCGCACCCGAAGCAATAGCAAGGCGCGATCTGTTCCGGCGTGCGGGCGGGCTCGCCGGTGCGGCGGCCCTCGCAACGCCGCTGATGGCGCAAGCGCAGGCCCCGCAATTGGCGCAAGCGCAAGCTCCGGTGCGCGAGATCGTGCAGATCGCAGGCAATGTCTATCGCTTCCGCAACAATTTCCATTTCTCGGTTTTTGCGGTCACACCGGCGGGCGTGGTCGCGACCGACCCGATCAATGCCGACGCCGCGACGTGGCTCAAAAACGAGTTGCGCACAAGATTCAACCAAGCCGTGCGCTATCTCGTCTACAGCCACGACCATCCCGACCATATCAACGGCGGCGAAGTCTTCGCCGATACCGCGACCGTGGTGGCGCATGCCCGCGCGCGCGACAAGATCCGCGACGAGCGCCGCCGCACGGCCCCGGTCAACATCGCCTTCAGCGAAGCGCTGACGCTGGAGCTCGGCGGCACCGTGGTCGAGCTCGAATATGTCGGGCGCAACCATTCGGACAATTCGCTCGTGGTGCGTTTCCCGGCCGCGCGCACGTTGTTTGCGGTCGATTTCATCCCGGTCGAATCGGTCGCCTTCCGCGACCTGCACGAGGGCTACGTGGAAGAATGGTTCGACTCGCTCAAGCGCGTCGAGGCGATGGATTTCGACCTGCTGGCGCCCGGCCACGGGCCGATGGGCACCAAGGCGCATGTGCGCCAGTTCCGCGAATACATGGAAACGATCCGCGACGGCGTGCTTGCCGGCTTGCGCGCCGGCCGCAGCCTCGAAGAAATCCGCCCGAGCATCGATCTTTCGAAATACGCGAGCTGGGCCGGCTACGCGCAGATGCGCGATCTCAATATCGACGGCATGCATCGCTACTACACGCTCTTCAGCCGCCGCAGCGGCTAA
- a CDS encoding DUF1194 domain-containing protein translates to MRLTPKHLTRREFGLGALGLAAATPLAAQSANVDLLLVLLNDGSGSIDEDEYRLQREGTAAAIERPEIVNAILRLPTRAIAVAYGEWGSPREPAIILPWARIASADDAADFADRLVAAPRVRQSWNAIGDAIAIATDLIAVAPFRSPRATIDIAGDGPDMRSAILPAPAARDRAVAAGITINALAIASPGSGSAMPIERLRASYEENVIGGLGAFVMTASDRNDFAYAIFNKMARELA, encoded by the coding sequence ATGCGCCTCACGCCCAAGCACCTCACCAGACGCGAATTCGGACTGGGCGCACTTGGTTTGGCCGCCGCAACGCCGCTTGCCGCCCAAAGCGCCAATGTCGATCTGCTGCTCGTGTTGCTGAACGACGGCTCGGGCTCGATCGACGAAGACGAATACCGGCTGCAGCGCGAGGGTACCGCCGCCGCCATCGAACGGCCGGAGATCGTGAACGCGATCCTGCGTTTGCCCACGCGCGCCATCGCGGTTGCCTACGGCGAATGGGGTTCGCCGCGCGAACCTGCGATCATCCTGCCCTGGGCGCGCATTGCGAGTGCGGACGATGCCGCCGACTTCGCCGACCGCCTGGTGGCGGCCCCGCGCGTGCGCCAAAGCTGGAACGCGATCGGCGACGCGATCGCCATCGCAACCGACCTCATCGCGGTGGCACCCTTCCGCAGCCCGCGCGCCACGATCGACATTGCGGGCGACGGCCCGGACATGCGCAGCGCCATCCTGCCGGCCCCTGCCGCCCGCGACCGCGCGGTTGCCGCCGGCATCACGATCAATGCGCTCGCCATCGCCTCGCCGGGCTCGGGCTCGGCCATGCCGATCGAGCGCCTGCGCGCGAGCTACGAAGAAAACGTCATCGGCGGCCTCGGCGCCTTCGTGATGACGGCCAGCGACCGCAACGATTTCGCCTACGCGATCTTCAACAAAATGGCGCGCGAATTGGCGTGA
- a CDS encoding DUF433 domain-containing protein produces the protein MAEIVVRDPDVLSGRPVFRGTRVPVEVLFENLEDGLTIDEIVQSYPSLNRDDLVACLAAACATVKSEPT, from the coding sequence ATGGCGGAAATTGTCGTTCGCGATCCAGATGTTCTGAGCGGGCGCCCGGTTTTTCGCGGAACGCGGGTTCCGGTCGAAGTTCTGTTTGAAAATCTCGAGGACGGACTCACGATAGACGAAATCGTCCAGTCCTATCCCAGTCTCAATCGGGACGATCTCGTCGCGTGTCTTGCGGCCGCTTGTGCGACGGTCAAAAGCGAACCTACGTGA